AACCATGCAAGCACTCCCCCTTAGGTCCATTGTATCAAAGATCGCAAACACCGATTAACGACATCGCATCAAGCCCGATACCTCTGGTTCAGGAAGCATCGTGATCACAATTTTCAATCCACAATGTCACATTAACGTAGTCCATCGAAAGCTCTGCTCTACCGCAGTTTCTGCAATCATCATTATTTTTGGTTTAGCAACAGAACTGAGAGTTTGTCAGTTAAATACCCTACTTTGGACGAAGTGTGTTATCTACTTGTCCCTAATGAATTTTGTGTTGCCCACTTATAAGTCCTTTCCAAATATACTAATACAAAATTCTAATCACATTTtacttttattaaataaataaataaaactttttttattagtattaatttCAATAAAGACAAACTATTATTAAAATGACTCGTTTATTGATAAAAACAATTATTACATGAATCTGTCTTATAATACGTTAGAATTTTGAAGAATCTGTTTTCTTTcccaaaaagaaaatatttagtgTGAAAGATACAACTAATTTGATGCTATTGTAGCTCACAAAACAGTGGTCTCATAACCGCTAGTTTCCAAACAATCTATGGACAAGAATTTAACTACAACCAAAACACTATTTTATGTCTCACTTTTTCTTTtcagattttttttcttcattttcttggtCTAACTTTACTGTTGTCAATCAAACAATACCATCTAAATAGCCCATAGTTTTCCTTCTCTCATAGATATTTTCTTCTCTTTCTATATACTGGATTCACTTTTAATCCTATCCATCATCAAAATATTATCCTTTCTTACAGTTGTAAACTTTTTTAGTTTTTACAATCCTCTTCTATAGCCAATATCATTTAACTTCTTCCTTATTTGACTCAACCATTATACTTTTTAtagttcttttccttttttctctCTTCATAATCCAAGAGTGGAATTAAATTTCATCCAGTGGGccatttaaaaatctttttttttatcaaGTATAAAAGTGATCAAGGATTGAGATTCAGTTATTGACATAGGAGTTGGAGATTTAGAGGCTAATAATGGAGATAGGTTTGGCTGATAAAGTTAGAGAAAGAGTTGGTTATGTGAGAAGGATCATTGCAAAGGAAAGGAACAAACCTTATCGTAGAGTTAAGAGACAGGTTCCAAAGTCACTTCAGCAGCTATTTCATTCATGCAAACAGACATTCAAAGGCCCTCAAACTGTTCCTGTAACACAAGATGTTCACAAACTTCGTCACATACTTGGTATGCTTTTGTTCATGTTCATACATATATATGTGATATTGGTTTGAGATTTATTTTGTGTgatgttgatttttgtttttatgatgATTATTAGATAACATGAAACCGGAGGATGTTGGACTCAGTAGAGATCTGCAGTTTTTCAAGCCTGGAAACATTATTAAAGAGAATCAAAGGGTCGCATACACCACGGTTTACCAGTGTGACAATTTCTCTGTAAGTGTTTTCTCTCCAACATTGCTCCTTTAATAAATCATAATGTAGTTATAATTATTCATTCAAAAACCCAAGATTAGTCCGGTCACTCGTGTGTTTGGTTAGTCCATACAGAGTTTGGCTCTGACTTCAGTTTGATTAGACTGTAAGATTGATCATCGGATCAGTTCGAGTTTTTCTTAATTACTCATTCAAATGTTGTGTATATAATTTATGTGTCCATTTTTTTGTGTAGGTGTGTATCTTTTTCCTACCTGAAAGAGGAGTAATTCCCCTCCATAACCACCCTGGCATGACTGTTTTCAGCAAGCTTCTATTAGGACAAATGCACATTAAGTCTTATGATTGGGTTGATCCAAAGGCCTCTCCCAACTCCAAATGTAAGAGCTCTCTTTGTATCTCTCTTACAATCACTAAATTAATTGCATTCATGGAGATCTGAATTATCTGCATTCGTCCAATGCAGACAATCCAGATCTCTCATGAAGCATGTTACTATTGGTTGCTAAAGAGATAATTTTGATTTTGCAGTGAGATTGGCAAAGTTAAAAGCAAACAAAGTGTTCACATCACCATGTGATACCTCGGTATTGTATCCAACAACAGGAGGAAACATTCATGAGTTCACAGCTATAACTCCATGTGCTGTTCTTGATGTCATTGGTCCACCTTATTCAAAACAAGATGATAGAGATTGTTCATATTACAAAGATTTCCcttgtgatgatgaagatgaaaaagagaaTACTAAGGTGAAAGATGAAAATGATAGTTATGCAATGCTGGAAGAAATTGAGATGCCAGAAAATTGTCAAATGGATGGAATTGAATATTTAGGACCTCCTATTGATGACACTGTTTTTTAGTTTCAACATGTATTGAATATTGATTCCAGTAGCGTCTTCTACAAAGTGTTTCAACCATAAATAGATTAATTTTATGTCAATGTAGTggttatacaaaaaaaaattaattggagGCGAGATGAAGTGAGccagaaaaacatgattttttttaagtGTGTTCCAATATAGAGTAATTCTTGTTAATCCAGCTTAAACCTTTGCATGTAAAATAATTGATAAACTTacattaaaataataatcaaattggAATCAACCATCTGTGCATCAAGCCACCATAACCTACTTGACTTTAATTTGTTAATCCACTCTCATGTGATACTATGAAAAAATTGAAACAATGGTAGACATAATTGGTGACTATATATTTCTAGTAGTATATTCTCCATTAATACTTTTACTTCATACTCAACAATCTCTTGAATAAATTTCATTTAGTCAATAAATTAGATAGCATTCGTTTGAATTAGCTTTTGCAAGCTTGAAATCACATTCCATATTTTGATGTGATTTTAAGAAGCTACAAATTATAGCTTTTACTATATCTAATCTGCGTATGACATTAATTTTATCGTGAATCAAACATAACAATAGTGTATTGAATCTGAAGTCGaaaattaatcatttaaaaattcaacctcaaacatttttaaaacaaaaaaatgaaattattcttttcattctccaaattttattaaaagtaaaaatgaaatttagaattcaataaaaaaaaatgttgaagcagcatgagaaaagaaaaaaaaggtaaattttttttttgaaaggcatAAGCAATGCCAATAGGTAAGTCATTCCCCCTATCTCCTTTCTACTACAGAAACAGAAACAACATAAAACCGAATTGACCCGCATACAATTTCAGGCAGAGAAAAAGCAGCGAATTATCAAACTATAGCTGGTTACTTATAACGCAAGGTATAGTATGTACTCTACTAACTGTGGACTATCACACATGGTAACTAATCTCATAACtaccttctaactgaaataacaAACTCTAGAGAAAGTTAGTTATTCAGTTATTACACATTGTCAACATTACTTTAGTTATAAAGCTATATATATACATGCCAATGAATCACATTAACTAACTACCAATCTATTCAAACTATTTCCAGAAACAAActctctctcattctctctctctctctctctctctctctctctctctctctctctctctctctctctctctctctctctctctctctctctctctctctctctctctctcattcacTCTCTCTCACTCACTCTCGTTTGCTCTGAAATGGCGGAAATAGTGGAAGAAAAAATGTAAGTGTTTAGGaattcatcattttgttgttaaCTATTTGTTCAAAATCTTGATCTGTGTTTGATTTTGATGCAGACCGTTTCTAACAACAAATCAATCGAAGGTGCTAACTCCGTTGTACAAAGATTTTGAACTGATATGCGCAGAAGGTCCAAGGTTCGGCAATATGTTCAAGTGCACCTGTCGTTTAACCAAAGAGGTAGTAGCTATCAAGATTTTGAACATTCCGGAAAAAGAGAAAATCTATGGGGTTCCACACAGAATCTTGAATCACGTCTCTATCCTCAAAATGTTAATCCATCCCAATATAGTCAGGTGATCGATCACCTCGAATTtctttaattcattcttttttatGATGCATAAATAATGATGATTGGTGTGTTTGTTATTCACAGTTTGCTGGAAGTGATGGAAACTGAGGATGATGTGTTTCTTGTTTTTGAGCATTTTGACCTTAGTCTCAAAAGATACATTGCGGCCAATTTCCTCCTTTTCGACATTCGAGGCCAGGAAAAAGTATGTCAATTTTTGTATCTTCATTTCTATGTTGATTCAGATTTGTATCTTATTCCTCTTGTCCTTGCAGAGTTTTCTACGTCAAGCTCTTTCTGGATTGGCATACTGTCATTCTCACAAAATTCTACACAGAGATCTCAAACCGAATAATATTCTAGTTTCATTCACAAATTTTCTAGATGTTAATCAAGTCAAGCTATGTGACTTTGGTGTGGCAAAAACCATTGAACCTCCTTTTTCACCCTACTCTAACAAGGTAGTATGATTTTCTATCTTAAAACTAAATATGGTCTACTTTATTTAATGAATAGATGAAATTAATGTTTTTGCATTTTCAGATGGGGAATCCTTGTTATAAAGCACCTGAACTTTTGATGGGTTCTACCCGCTACTCAACTGCAATCGATATCTGGTCAATGGGCTGCATATTTGCGGAGATGATTAAGCTCAAACCTTTGTTCGTTGGTAAAGACGAACCTGAGATATTGTCTGAGATATTTTGGTAATTTCACAAAAACACTATCACTTATATGTGTTAATTTTATTTCTCTGCACTCATATGAAATAATGAATTGGACATTTTATATATCAAGTTTGCTTGGCGCGCCAACAGAAGAAAACTGGCCTGGTGTGTCTTCTATATGCTCCTTTATTAAATATCTTGATCCTTCAATGAAGCCAAAGGTATTCATTCATTCATGTTCTGCTTTTGATCTCCTTTTATAAATTTTGGGCACCAAATAAGGAAACTA
The Vicia villosa cultivar HV-30 ecotype Madison, WI linkage group LG6, Vvil1.0, whole genome shotgun sequence genome window above contains:
- the LOC131612325 gene encoding plant cysteine oxidase 1-like, with amino-acid sequence MEIGLADKVRERVGYVRRIIAKERNKPYRRVKRQVPKSLQQLFHSCKQTFKGPQTVPVTQDVHKLRHILDNMKPEDVGLSRDLQFFKPGNIIKENQRVAYTTVYQCDNFSVCIFFLPERGVIPLHNHPGMTVFSKLLLGQMHIKSYDWVDPKASPNSKLRLAKLKANKVFTSPCDTSVLYPTTGGNIHEFTAITPCAVLDVIGPPYSKQDDRDCSYYKDFPCDDEDEKENTKVKDENDSYAMLEEIEMPENCQMDGIEYLGPPIDDTVF
- the LOC131612326 gene encoding cell division control protein 2 homolog, which encodes MAEIVEEKIPFLTTNQSKVLTPLYKDFELICAEGPRFGNMFKCTCRLTKEVVAIKILNIPEKEKIYGVPHRILNHVSILKMLIHPNIVSLLEVMETEDDVFLVFEHFDLSLKRYIAANFLLFDIRGQEKSFLRQALSGLAYCHSHKILHRDLKPNNILVSFTNFLDVNQVKLCDFGVAKTIEPPFSPYSNKMGNPCYKAPELLMGSTRYSTAIDIWSMGCIFAEMIKLKPLFVGKDEPEILSEIFCLLGAPTEENWPGVSSICSFIKYLDPSMKPKDLALVFPRFDPVGLDLLSKMLCLCPNARISAEEALHHPYLQF